tttaaagagaaTTTCCCTCTTTGACCTGTACAGACGTGGCTCACAGTAAAAGGTGCTTGCGTTCACCTCATGATGCCCTATTTAACGTTCAAAGCTTAGCTTTAACAATTACACATTTACGGTTAAAAGGTCAAAATGGCTGCAGATATAATTAGATAATTTCAGTGAAAGGTGCCATTCTGATACATTATCCAAACCtaactataaaaacaaaaagaaaaaaatagcatcattttttaaattatagtggTTAAGCAATAAACAACAGAAAGATAGTGAGCTTTAAATTCTCCTTTCACGATTCACCCACAATTGGCCTCTGGATTTGGGCCTAAAATAATatgatttcaaaaatatatttatttatttattccagtGTGTTATGAGAAGACAATTATTTCTCTCTCCTGAATCACTGCAGGGCCACCGATGCcccattttattttactgaCTTAAAGGGGAAAATGAAATGAAGTGAGACAAATAGTTTTTTGGAGACCTCAGCCAACAAACCATAATTTCAGTCAATAAAACAgcttctgaaatatttttttctctcctgaCACTTTTAAAGATTTTGTTGAAGGTAAttgttttaatcatataaattatttttattaaaaaatatatcaaatcaaacacacttgcataattatacatttttattagacACATAGCCTACCTCTATAGTGACAATAACTGACATGCTTTCCTTATACCAGTCTATCATCACAAACATAATGTTAATTCAACATTTATATCTATAGGCTAATTATAGGTTTGTAAACATTCGGGATGCGCGCGCATCACGGTTGCAGAAACCCCGGGAGAGATCGCCTTTACGGCtagagaataataataataataataataataaaagatacatttgattttatattcttattcttattcatAGCCTACCAAAAAACACACTGGCTTGATGGACGTGTCTCCGTGTTCGCTTCTTTGTTAGCAAGCGCCATCTTGTGGCTAATGTTTGCATTACAAATGCTCGTTACAGGCATATTCTTCTGGTttgacattatttacattttctagGTCAGGTTCATGCACCTGACGAGGACACAAACGGGTTAACAAAACCATAAAGAGGGTCTGAGACCGAGTGACACGCTTTTGCTCGTGTTTATTTTACCTGTTTGAAGCTTATAGCGAGGTAAAACACAACAGCTGCATTGTTCAAGCTATcctttattctttttttgttaaGTTACATCTGCTTAAAATGAAACGTATTAAGcgaatctgaaaaaaaaaaaacccaacaacaACAGTGATCAGATAGTTTGATGACAGCCCTGTAGTGCAAAGTCATCTTTGCCCTTATTTTGGTTGTTCTCAAACATAAAAGCACTCACTTCCATCAAACATTTTACATACTATAATTTAGATGCAATAACGCTCTGTTTTGAaacttaaaaatacaataaaacccAGGAAATATCGTTTGTAATGTCTTATTTTACAATACATTCAAAACGCAATTTGATAGCCTAAAAATCAAATCATGAAGCACATCCTTTACATATGTGAATAAACATTATCAATATGCACAGATTTAACACAAACAGCATCATTATACAGAAAATCCAAACCGAAACCTGAGGCAGAAAGTTTTAATGGATCAGTCCGattccaaaaaaacaacaactctgatctaatgtacagtaaaactcaaacgtaaaacaaaaaaaatcaaaagcatttaaaaaaaaaaaaaactctccttGACACTTGGTGTCAAATTAGCGAAAAGATTTTAGCTCCAAAAATGCCTAAACCTCTACGGTGGCGGCAGGGCCGTTGGTGGTGCCCTCGGCGCTGGGTTTCTCTCCCTCTGCTGGTGGAGCCTCAGCAGTGCTGCTCTCCTTGGCTTCCTGCTCGCTGCCAGGGTTGGTCTTGTCACTGCTCTCTGCGGCTTTGCTCTCTTCCGCCTCCTTCTGGTCAGCAGCGGAAGTGCTTTTAGGCTCATCGAGAAGCGCCGTGGTTTCGTTGATGACCTGCGTGGTGTCGTTTGCAGGTGGCGTCTTTACGGTGCCGTTTTGCACCGGGAAAGCGCTCTCTAGAGCCGTGTAGAGGAACTGATACTGCTCCTGTGAAGAGTTTAGAAGTACTTTAGCATTTTAACGTGAAACAAGAGAGTAATATGATTTGTTCATGGATTGTTTATGAACTTGTATGTGGTATATATTTGCAAACTACACTTAATTTTGGGTTAAAACATCTTTGCAATGTTGCATCTTTATGTGCAACATTTCACATTTGTGAccgtggaccacaaaaccagtcatatggGTCAATTTATTGAAATTGAgacatgaaagctgaataaataagtttccattgatgtatggtttgttaggacaggacaatatttggctgagataccactatttgaaaatctggaatcttcctggtgcaaaaaaaaaaaaatcaaaatattgagaaaatcgcctgtaaagttgtccaaattaagtcctttgtaatgcatattattattaatcaaaacgtaagttttgaaatattttggaaatgtacaaaatatattcatggaacatgatctgtacttaatatcctaatgatttctggcataaaagaaaaattgataattttgacccatacaatgtatttttggctattgctacaaatataccccagcgacttgagactggttttgtggtccaggctcACATTTAGCAAAGGCAGTTTGAATTAGTCCATGCTAAAATATGAATAGTGTGAATCATAGAAAAGGATAACCAAGCGTCATAAAACATCATACAATAACAATGGaaatcccaaactttttaaatttttttcaaaatggcaCAGATCAGTATTTTAATCtcattaatgaaaaataaagtcacaaattgcaagaaataaagtttttttttttttgtaagataTAGTAGTTGTAagatataaagtacattaagaTGATTAAGTTGTTTTCCACTCTTCTATACACCTTAGTCAGGGTAGTgccaaatgtaatttttgacaggaatgaaaacaaggctgtgaggGATCGAAGTTGAGTTCGTTCAATGGATTGTtctgttaaaaacatttcaatttttcAGCTGACGAAATTTTCGtcataaaacagttttgaaagttgTGGGTTGAGAAAAAATACATGAGCTAGGATATTTATACAGTGTGTGCCATTGTAAATCTGCAAATTTATCCCCCACAGCCTTGATTTCACCCGCGTTAAATTCAAAATGACATCTAACCGGACTAAGGTCTATTGTTTCTATAAATAAAGCAAGAACTTACGAATGCTTCCACCATCCCCTGTCTCTCCTTGCGCAGGTTTTTGACTACTTGGAAGATGTCTACTAGCTTCTCTGTGTATGCGTTGTCCAAGATATTCCATAAGGCACAGAAGATTCCGGTACGCGACGATCCATTGCTGGAATGAAAGTTTATGGAagtttaaaatccaacaatccATCCACCCATCTCCATCAGGAAAAGTAAACTAGTGCTGATGGACTTACTTGCAGTGCACCACCATGGGGACGTTCCGGTTCATTCTGCTGTTGTCATAATTGCCGTTCTCTCTGATGACCCTTATCATCTCAATCAACTCCTGCGGGTTCTCTGGAAGCTCACGGCCTCTCCATTTCAGGAACTGGTACTGATCCACCTCCAAGACGTCTTCCTTCTGTTACAGGATTCAGGACAGATTCATATGTCGGCGGATAATGTCGTCACAGATATACAGGAGAAGGACTCTGCTTACCTTTGTGGACTGTATTTCCAGACGCCGTCTCACGTATGTTGGGAagctttctgtcttttttaccTCGATTTCCATGTCTCCAAAGGTTTTCTTTTCATCTCCCCAATACTGACAGCAATAATCctgaaacaatacaaaataaatatggcCTGAAAAACCGGGCAGAGGTCAGTCTgtcaatctgtctgtctgtctgtctgtctgtctgtatgtctgtctatctatctatctatctatctatctatctatctatctatctatctatctatctatctatctatctatctatctgtctatccatctctatctctatctctatctgtctgtccgtccgtccgtccgtccgtccgtccgtccgtccgtctatCTAGTTTTACTGCTTGTCTGTTTgcatgtctatctatctatctatctatctatctctatctatctatctatctatctatctatctatctatctatctatctatctatctatctatctatctatctatctatctatctatctatctatctatctatctatctatctgtctgtctatctgtctgtctgtctgtctgtctgtctgtctagttTTACTGCTTGTCTGTTTGCATGTCTATCTATTCCACaatctgtccgtctgtctatccatctctctatctatctctatccatctgtctatctgtctgtctatctatctatctatctatctatctatctatctatctatctatctatctatctatctatctatctatctatctatctatctatctatctatctatctatctatccatctgtctatctagTTTTACTGCTTGTCTGTCTGCATGTCTGTCTATTCCTCaatctgcctgtctgtctgtctgtccatctctctctctgtgttatTGTGGGAGGTCGTACTTTGCCGTCCTCTTGGCAGTCTGTGAGCATGACCAGTGTTTTAGTTTGTTGCTGGTACAGCATGAGCAGGAACTCTGACGTTGTGTTTGGTAAAGGCCCTTGTGCTGCGATCAGACTCTTGTGACACCAGTAGCCCTGTTGGAAAGCAATAACAAGCATATTTGattcatatttacatgttttaatcaattaaacattttcttttaatgtttacaattaaattgtattaaaaaacaACGATATATTAGATAATATGAATTCAAGAGAATCAAGTTTTGTACATCAATGAATGAGGCGTTGATGTATTCATTAGATTCTTCTTCCTCGTCTGATGAATACTCGTCCTCATCCTCAGGGTCACTGGTCTGGTTGCCCTCAATGTCCAGTCTAAACAGGACTCTATTAAAATCGTCTGGAACAGAAATGCTCACTGGTAACTCATCTGATGCttatttataatgaataaataaatctgtgtctgtatatacagtggttTTGTAACATGCACTTGAAACCAAGATCTGCAGATTAATAAAGTTGGTGTTGGTCACTGACATGGGATAACAGCTGAGTAGCGGTTTTTCTTCTTGTTGTCCTCGCTGCTTCCTGTGTTAAACGTTCTCCAGTTTTTAAATTTGGGCAGTCTCTTCATAAAGGAAAGCAATGGGAAAACGTGCTGCATTAACAGTCAGATACACACAGTACAGGATACTTTAGTGTCCTAACAAACAATCAGCTGAAAATCAAAGAGGGAGGACAAACCTGGAACTCAATTTCAAGCAAATTTGGGTCACTGCCATCTTTCTGTCTGAGGGTGTTGAGTGCTGAGTGGAATTCAGACAGTGAGACCTCTGTCTCTCCAAACTGGTTGTGCTCAATCAGAGCAGTGTGGATCAGTATGTACTGGGCCTGTCACAATCAACAACACAGgtaaatatgcataaatatatccaacaaatgtaaaataaagggTGTTACAACAGAATTTTTAGTCAAAACTATCCAAAgtttttaagtataaaataaaggatgtttttaaaaataaaataatgggtGCTACAGCTACTTGGCCAGATTTGGTCACACTAAGGAACAAAAAATACCCaatattgaaaaaagaaaagaaaagaaaagaaaagaaaaaaatcacatgtatgtatgtatttatggcttaataattatacaaaaatataaatgttcaataaacgttcaattaaaatgtgaattttaaggatgttaaaatatgattttgcaTATTTAGCTCATGATTAGATTTCACACTtatatttaagattttaaaatttatatttaagatttaaagaaaatattttttagcatCCATAGgtttaatttgcatttatatatatatatatatatatatatatatatatatatatatatatatatatatatatatatatatatatatatatatatacacacaagcaaatgtaaatgtaaaacatgtAAATTCTAAATACTACAAAACGTTTGACATTAAAATTTCacataggtatttttaaaatgtttatgaatgttaaatgactaaaaatcaATGACCAATAATtggtcattttaattaaataaattacttaaaattaaataactaaataaatatttaaagtgcccctattatgggttatgaaaggttcatattttagttttgggagtccccaacaacaggttgacatgcatgcaaggtcaaaaaacactttcattttcttataatatgcatttattttttaccttatttgctcaaacgactcccaaacgattcgctcaatgattcatttttccaaaccctgCCTTTGTGTGAcactaatctgcggtgattggtcgattttatttaaagcagtgtttgtgagcttttaacgctccaaaagcgtcacctagtggcaaagaatgaatttgcattttcattccgACCAACGTGAAAATCAAATTTTCCCAGGTCTGCGCGCACAATAAGTGggtgggcaatatgctaatgtttcatgttgacgtcaacatgaaacggcttgggattcgttttaaaaacgactcatttcaatgattcagagtggACTCTTTGAGAGTCAATAACTTTATACaaggtgcactttcagatttaaaactttgcaggatgttttcattcacttagagctgtgttacacactgcatgaaagatcattttcaaaaatccataataggggcactttaaatatttaaataaattgtcaaatacatttttaaattgttaactAAATAATTAGCATCattaattatacataaaatattttgaaaaaggtTAGAGGATAACAAATTGGGTTTTTTAATAATACCTTCTAAAAATTTGGTGTGACATACCAAATTTATTACCGATAAATCAGTGAATAAAATCAAATCACCTCCACTTGAACCATGAGGCAACGCTGGCGACGTAGTTTTGCTACGAATCCATAGATGTCCATTCTTCCCTCTGCCTCGAGAGATTCAATCATTGCATCAATGCCGATATATGTTCCTGTGCGGCCGACCCCTGCACTATAGAAGACACAACAACATTCACATTAAGCTTTATCCACTCCCAATGAACCTTTAGGTCAATGCCCTTTTTTGATCCCAAATGCACATAATAATCTCTACAGCCCTGTCTTACCTGCAGTGGACCACAACCGGGCCACTGAAGAAGTTCTTGAAGGAGTTGACTCTTCTCCTGAGCTTCAGAAGCAGACTGGGGTCTCCAGGCACACCATGGTCAGGCCAGCTAATGAACTGGATATGAGTGACTTCTCTTTCTGAGGCCTTCTCTCGCTTCtgtacacgcacacacatgcacacattaaGTTAAAACCATCGGAATGAAGCACATAAGAGTAAGTGGACCACACACACTTACATTGGTCAGCATCAGATGGCGAATGATATAATCAGGGCAGTGTTGTTCAGATCGGATTTTCACCACAAAATCGTCGAAAATCTCAGTCTCTCTGTCCAGAGATGGCCAGTACTGAGCGCATTTGATCTGAGAGGACAAACATCAACAGTCAGTGGAGATAATTAAcgaataactaataaaaatgacaaaaatatgaataaataatataaataattctacaaCAACACTGGACCAAACACAACCTTGTTGCCTTCCTCACAACGGGTGACCATGACAATAATGGATGACTTTTGCTCCCAAACCATTCGCCAGAAATCACAAACGGTCTCATCCTTGGGTCCTGGGAAACACGTCCAATAAAAATTGAAATCTAGAAACTTAGTTCATTGTCACTTTTAATAACCTTAATTGTTGGTGTAAACAATTCTGCTGCAATTTTGATGGTTGTCAGGCAACAAAAATATGGAATGTTGGGTAAAAGTATGCATTCATTGGTCGCTTTAAATGGGGCTTAGCCAATCACAATTTAGAATCATAACCATCCATTTAATAAAAGGATTTTTACCTTGGGCTGCAATGTATTTCTTTGGCTCTTGATATCCCTGTAAGGGTTAAAGAGTTATAGTACatgttaaaaattaattaaataaatattaattaattgaaatattaagtataatatttaaattgtatttaaaaatgacctccattaatttcaataaagttatattaaaattagttgaGGTAAACAAGCATGATATATAGCTAGAAGATAAATGACCCATACCTCGATAAAGCTGGCATTGATGTATTCGTCTTCGCCTCCAGTTGAGAGAGTAACCCGATTATAGTCATCTGCAAATTCATGCACACAACGATCAATTCTCtggttgaaatatgaaaacTACACAAGGAATTGTTTATACTGATTTCTTCATGAAAACTGGAGTGATATTTACACGGCAGAATGTCAACGTAGCGGTTCTTGGACTGGTTGTCCTGTTTCTTCGCTTCTTTGATGGTGTAATTGGAGAAAATGCGGGGAATGCTCTGCGGAGAAGCAGAATCTGAATGTATTTCTCattatattaaaacagtaaATGTAGCTTCTGCTGATTTATGGTATCTAGAGAATCACCTGAAACTCGTCCATAAACAGTCGGCTCTCGTCAGCGATCTTGTTCTTGTAAGCCTCTATTAAACCGTCAGCATAGATGGGCTCAACTCTGCGCAGCGGTTCTGCTAGAGAACATGAAACATCAGATTCTGAAAGCAGTTTACTTTTGGAATGCACTGAATTGACTGATAGAGGAGTGAATAGCATACGTGTGAGAGGAATCTCTTCATCCTCAGCAGACCTGTGGCGAGAAAGCCCATCAGAAACATTGatgaacatttacaaaaaacattGTGATAACAGAGTTCAGAGGGCAGCTGGGAGAAACTGTGACACTGACCGCTTCCTTTTGAGAAGGTAAATTTTGAAGAGCACGAAGAGGAGCGCCGCTGATGTCACAATGATTAGAAACACCAAGAATCCAACAACAGCCTTGTCATTGTCTGAGGAAGGAATACATTTGCAGATTCAATTAgattgaataaaagttttatctAGTGGACATTTAAATGTGCAATCAATAACTTTTTcttattaaaaagttttttttttttttgagacgACATGGCCAGCTGAATACTGCTCACATTATCTTGGCAATCTCCATTTTATTGCACTTGCGcttataaaagtaataataataataataataataataagtccAAGATGTCTGCTTATATTGACAAGTGTAACATAAACAATCACTGAGTGCAGCTTTAAAGAGAGATGACACATTGAACAAATAAAAAGGACATCATTGAACTGAATTGTCTATTATCTCCTCTAGGTGGGCCATAATAAGAAAAGGTTATTCTTACAGTTAGTAGTAATGTCTCGATGCAAGACAGTcctgttattttgtttatttgtggcTGTAACCTGAAATGAAAAATTGTTTACTgtgaaacagaaaagaaaatccTGCAATCCTATGCATCATATACATATTGTAACACATGACCCTTTAGCAAGATATTAAGTGAGATACAAGCACCTCAATCTCATAGGTGGTAAGGTAGTGAAGATCTGAGAATGAAAACCAGCAATGTCGTTTTTTTTCAAGGGGCTTTATAGGATCTCCGTTGTATTTGATTACAGCTTCAAAATGCCCAGCGTCTCCATTCCAGTCGTTTGGTTCAGTGAGATTAGAACATTGTACGtgaacagaattgtgagaaggCTTTTGTACTGTAATTGACTTTAATTCAGGCTCTGTTAAATAGAAAgagacaaaatacattttagacacaacggtgtaacatttacatacatcaacaattaacatttttaaatgttaaaaaggcAATTCagcaaaaaaatgttaattggcTATAGAGTAAAGACTAAATTATTAACAGTACACATTacacattttgaaatgaaatgagaatctgaaaatggagaaaaaaaatccaaacgTGATGACGACTAAATATCTATTCATATTTAGGAAATTGCCACAAATGAAAACTAAGAGTGAGAAGAAATGTCTCATGTAGACATGGAACAGtgaaaaatcttatttttcCTGGCAAAATGTGGATTAAATAATGCGCACACACAatggtttccatgttttatgagGACATTCAATAGATctaatggtttttctactgtacaaactgtattttctatccccttacACAAACCTGATACTTTAACATACCCCTCACACAACTTTTTGCATTTTGACcaggaacacacacatacacacacaaagataTCAAAACACTTACCGGCAGGaaatgttgtttgattaatGGAGAAAAGGGTGTACTCATGGCCATGAAGTTTTGCATTAATTATGCATGTATAAGTGGTAAATGGGTGTAATTGTGTATTAGTGCAATGTGTGCTGTCGGCTTTGCCCTGTGTACATGTCGCTGgggaaaagacaaaacaaacctGAATAAGACATTAAATATCTACTAACCCTACAAATATCATAAAACTCCTTGGATTCTtggtatttataaataaaatgggaAAATATGAACAGCTGATACATTGCAATGACGCTGGTTCTCTCTTTTCACTGGTTTGGCAAGTGGCTGAATAACTGCTCCAAATAATGTTTGAGCAGTTATCTTCCTCAGGTGCCTTCCAGGACATATGAATGGAGTTGTGGGATTTATCTGTAAAACTTGCATtctttttcaaatctgtaagaGAGgaggataataataataataataataataataataagtcacAAACACTGCTAAACAAAGCTTTACAATTCATAGACAgtgcacaaaaacaaacaacaacaacaacaacaaaaaacatacagtgGCCATATTTGAGTATTTGAATTTCCTCAGTCTCacttacagtaaatatatctcAGTGTCATTTTGTTTAATACAAAATATCAATAGACAGACATGTTATATTAAAAGTCCATCTTGCCAGTAGTTAATTACCCCTTTAGGTTAGAGTGATAAGATCATTGCACATTTATGAACACTTTAAATAATATTCCTGGTAAAGAAAATTAAGTTTATACATACTAAAATTAGTAGAAATGACAAATGAATGTGACAAGTTAAGGGGATGAAAACAATGATATTGTTAGAACAATGATGAAAACATGTTTAGTGTTGGTTTGATATTTGACTTATATAATGCAATGTACAGACATAAATTATATGCCATAAGTGTCTAAATAGGGCCACTGTACATGAAAAGTATAGTGTAGCCTAATAAAACTACTGCTAGTCATGACATTATTCCCAGGCCTGCAGGAGAGAAAGAAGGAAGAACTTTGAACCAGTGCTGCCTGTTTAATTATCAACTCACCGCAGTCTATATGAATGGAGAGAGGATCACTCTTGATTGGTCGTGTCTCATAAGGGTATTCTCCAGTGCAGGTGTAATGTTGATTAGGTAATAATGACACTGGCTCATTTAAACCATAAGTATCTTTCTGATCtgacaaaaaaagaagagaaaactCATCCATCATCTGTTTAATCAtcaatgtgtttaaaaaaatctaattatgcaTATACAATACCATGGAAACATTACTTACTGCCACGGTTGCAAATTACTTCAAGTGTAGACATACATTTTTCTGGTTTATTAGTCCATTCAAACTGAGAGGGAATACTTGTATTGAACCGTATTTCAGGTTTGACTGAAACAGACACATTCAGTTGATTAAAACAGAGGTAAAACTTCCCAGATCACAGCACACAACTCCAACAAATTCCAGGACA
The sequence above is a segment of the Onychostoma macrolepis isolate SWU-2019 chromosome 22, ASM1243209v1, whole genome shotgun sequence genome. Coding sequences within it:
- the ptprc gene encoding receptor-type tyrosine-protein phosphatase C isoform X22, which translates into the protein MARFFVLGPLVLVLCMVLCSSDSPTTMQPTPPPPALPKGTGDGGETVNNTGPTQSQCQYNLTKSENKIIARVVIISGLPNQTYTITLMDKKNNDVLKENGSNLKPLRIPFRLLKPCSIYTVSVDGCVANGYTTFTSSSGKGETVPETVVTNVTDKEVCLKGIFNDTQKWNLTECVEITEQNSCASTHTVELDTCTYTMNVSMPPVKPEIRFNTSIPSQFEWTNKPEKCMSTLEVICNRGNQKDTYGLNEPVSLLPNQHYTCTGEYPYETRPIKSDPLSIHIDCDLKKNASFTDKSHNSIHMSWKAPEEDNCSNIIWSSYSATCQTSEKREPASLQSTCTQGKADSTHCTNTQLHPFTTYTCIINAKLHGHEYTLFSINQTTFPAEPELKSITVQKPSHNSVHVQCSNLTEPNDWNGDAGHFEAVIKYNGDPIKPLEKKRHCWFSFSDLHYLTTYEIEVTATNKQNNRTVLHRDITTNYNDKAVVGFLVFLIIVTSAALLFVLFKIYLLKRKRSAEDEEIPLTPEPLRRVEPIYADGLIEAYKNKIADESRLFMDEFQSIPRIFSNYTIKEAKKQDNQSKNRYVDILPYDYNRVTLSTGGEDEYINASFIEGYQEPKKYIAAQGPKDETVCDFWRMVWEQKSSIIVMVTRCEEGNKIKCAQYWPSLDRETEIFDDFVVKIRSEQHCPDYIIRHLMLTNKREKASEREVTHIQFISWPDHGVPGDPSLLLKLRRRVNSFKNFFSGPVVVHCSAGVGRTGTYIGIDAMIESLEAEGRMDIYGFVAKLRRQRCLMVQVEAQYILIHTALIEHNQFGETEVSLSEFHSALNTLRQKDGSDPNLLEIEFQRLPKFKNWRTFNTGSSEDNKKKNRYSAVIPYDFNRVLFRLDIEGNQTSDPEDEDEYSSDEEEESNEYINASFIDGYWCHKSLIAAQGPLPNTTSEFLLMLYQQQTKTLVMLTDCQEDGKDYCCQYWGDEKKTFGDMEIEVKKTESFPTYVRRRLEIQSTKKEDVLEVDQYQFLKWRGRELPENPQELIEMIRVIRENGNYDNSRMNRNVPMVVHCNNGSSRTGIFCALWNILDNAYTEKLVDIFQVVKNLRKERQGMVEAFEQYQFLYTALESAFPVQNGTVKTPPANDTTQVINETTALLDEPKSTSAADQKEAEESKAAESSDKTNPGSEQEAKESSTAEAPPAEGEKPSAEGTTNGPAATVEV
- the ptprc gene encoding receptor-type tyrosine-protein phosphatase C isoform X15 produces the protein MARFFVLGPLVLVLCMVLFTDPSPTHTENPEATVPDSNSFTPTTSPNTPATTKVTDPSPTHTPAQVTKPSETATSPSPSLTSAPVPKPSETVTDPSPTSTSTRTHTRTRTSEQDTKPEDNVTRPSPALTSQVINPGEKGSSDSPTTMQPTPPPPALPKGTGDGGETVNNTGPTQSQCQYNLTKSENKIIARVVIISGLPNQTYTITLMDKKNNDVLKENGSNLKPLRIPFRLLKPCSIYTVSVDGCVANGYTTFTSSSGKGETVPETVVTNVTDKEVCLKGIFNDTQKWNLTECVEITEQNSCASTHTVELDTCTYTMNVSMPPVKPEIRFNTSIPSQFEWTNKPEKCMSTLEVICNRGNQKDTYGLNEPVSLLPNQHYTCTGEYPYETRPIKSDPLSIHIDCDLKKNASFTDKSHNSIHMSWKAPEEDNCSNIIWSSYSATCQTSEKREPASLQSTCTQGKADSTHCTNTQLHPFTTYTCIINAKLHGHEYTLFSINQTTFPAEPELKSITVQKPSHNSVHVQCSNLTEPNDWNGDAGHFEAVIKYNGDPIKPLEKKRHCWFSFSDLHYLTTYEIEVTATNKQNNRTVLHRDITTNYNDKAVVGFLVFLIIVTSAALLFVLFKIYLLKRKRSAEDEEIPLTPEPLRRVEPIYADGLIEAYKNKIADESRLFMDEFQSIPRIFSNYTIKEAKKQDNQSKNRYVDILPYDYNRVTLSTGGEDEYINASFIEGYQEPKKYIAAQGPKDETVCDFWRMVWEQKSSIIVMVTRCEEGNKIKCAQYWPSLDRETEIFDDFVVKIRSEQHCPDYIIRHLMLTNKREKASEREVTHIQFISWPDHGVPGDPSLLLKLRRRVNSFKNFFSGPVVVHCSAGVGRTGTYIGIDAMIESLEAEGRMDIYGFVAKLRRQRCLMVQVEAQYILIHTALIEHNQFGETEVSLSEFHSALNTLRQKDGSDPNLLEIEFQRLPKFKNWRTFNTGSSEDNKKKNRYSAVIPYDFNRVLFRLDIEGNQTSDPEDEDEYSSDEEEESNEYINASFIDGYWCHKSLIAAQGPLPNTTSEFLLMLYQQQTKTLVMLTDCQEDGKDYCCQYWGDEKKTFGDMEIEVKKTESFPTYVRRRLEIQSTKKEDVLEVDQYQFLKWRGRELPENPQELIEMIRVIRENGNYDNSRMNRNVPMVVHCNNGSSRTGIFCALWNILDNAYTEKLVDIFQVVKNLRKERQGMVEAFEQYQFLYTALESAFPVQNGTVKTPPANDTTQVINETTALLDEPKSTSAADQKEAEESKAAESSDKTNPGSEQEAKESSTAEAPPAEGEKPSAEGTTNGPAATVEV